One region of Flavobacterium pisciphilum genomic DNA includes:
- a CDS encoding ankyrin repeat domain-containing protein, whose translation MIRFLLLFLFGFSISTYSQESGEKLFKAIFEHNLEVVKKIVEKDKSQANYIRRINESFYIPVLMQAVMNNEYEISKFLIESGADVNKIDGFKMTCLMWAAANQNIELTKLLLKSGANKNVKDDNGMTALKAAKETKNNEIIELLK comes from the coding sequence ATGATAAGATTTTTACTTTTATTTTTATTCGGATTTTCAATAAGTACCTATTCTCAAGAATCTGGAGAAAAACTTTTTAAAGCTATTTTTGAGCATAATTTAGAAGTTGTAAAAAAGATTGTTGAAAAAGATAAATCCCAAGCTAATTACATCCGAAGAATAAACGAATCATTCTACATTCCTGTATTAATGCAAGCTGTAATGAATAATGAGTATGAAATTTCGAAATTCTTAATCGAAAGTGGTGCTGATGTAAATAAAATTGATGGCTTTAAAATGACGTGTTTAATGTGGGCAGCAGCCAATCAAAACATTGAGCTAACCAAATTATTATTAAAAAGCGGAGCCAATAAAAATGTCAAAGATGACAATGGAATGACCGCTTTAAAAGCTGCAAAAGAAACTAAGAATAATGAAATAATTGAACTTCTAAAGTAG
- a CDS encoding tetratricopeptide repeat protein codes for MAFFTFIKRKKLIFAGNLILEKTSMKTRFLIIALILSLQTNVFAQTDYFLGKRTYCEMPTDSETKKLFKLGIDCINLNLRIGAANRIFQDLIKKDKTFCDAYFFAGYTFRLSNMNKEAVVMYYIADSLSQNKSIEFKQNLAFTSIMVGKVDLARKKFKEITTFFPENPEGYYGIALTSTIIGDFDNGLENINIAEKKYTGENKDAQFLKAILLTLNKKHLESLQYYGKVQSNFSKDDNFNGNYALSLYEVGIATNDEKMLKKAKKHYGKVKDKSELAEDIKFKFEKK; via the coding sequence GTGGCTTTTTTTACATTTATAAAAAGAAAAAAATTAATCTTTGCGGGTAATCTCATTTTAGAAAAAACATCAATGAAAACAAGATTTTTGATAATAGCATTAATATTAAGTTTACAGACTAATGTATTTGCTCAAACTGATTATTTTTTAGGCAAAAGAACATATTGCGAAATGCCTACGGATAGCGAAACTAAAAAACTTTTTAAGTTAGGTATAGATTGTATTAACCTCAATTTACGTATAGGAGCTGCAAATAGAATTTTTCAAGACTTAATAAAAAAAGATAAAACTTTTTGTGACGCATATTTTTTCGCTGGTTATACATTTAGATTAAGTAATATGAACAAAGAAGCTGTAGTAATGTATTACATAGCAGACAGTTTATCACAAAATAAATCAATAGAATTTAAGCAAAATTTAGCTTTTACAAGTATAATGGTTGGCAAAGTAGACCTCGCTAGAAAAAAGTTTAAAGAAATTACAACATTTTTTCCTGAAAATCCTGAAGGGTATTATGGTATTGCACTTACTAGCACTATTATTGGTGATTTTGATAATGGGCTCGAGAATATAAATATTGCAGAAAAAAAATATACAGGAGAAAATAAGGATGCACAATTTTTAAAAGCAATATTACTTACCTTAAACAAGAAACATTTGGAATCTCTTCAATATTATGGAAAAGTACAATCAAATTTTTCTAAAGACGACAATTTTAATGGTAATTACGCACTTAGCCTCTATGAAGTAGGAATTGCAACAAATGATGAGAAAATGCTGAAAAAGGCAAAAAAACATTATGGAAAAGTAAAAGATAAAAGTGAATTAGCTGAAGATATCAAATTTAAATTTGAAAAAAAATAA
- a CDS encoding AAA family ATPase: MIQNINIENYKAFETAKIPLKPITILLGANSVGKSSIIQLMLMLQQTGKTGLKSYKSPLKLYGGYVNLGDSINLFRNKKTDLPLKFGFEIKNSNLKEYLKEHLIKNYKKIFMDLPHFIPIVGFKEIKNKTIQNVQDFEEYVNAILEISTRENTQKQYVQHINIMLNYHGIFNIPVLSKNLKRQLISTYTFLDSLSKLIKNDSFEVNFELKHKEGILLTSLIELKHNNKIIIKLHVNDENQTGLTSEIIKLSKNDIEQVTSYFDASNTIFNSFNEIEKKENEQSLLASTIITIFRNFQNEIKKEFIEESINYVSPLRAHPKRYYMLDKAKLNLTLDTLDGDAIAEVIKDDSKIKSKVNNWFKKFGIQVNVQEFKEVIHHLKVKQNELDLDITDVGFGISQVLPVILQGFLSTDNSTTIIEQPEIHLHPKIQADLADLFIDIVKNSTGKKLIIETHSEYILKRLRRRISEGKILPSQVGICMIDPQANGNGAVVNILKIEEKGFFEWPIDFYGGDLYDDTVEFLKNQN, translated from the coding sequence ATGATACAAAATATCAATATTGAGAATTACAAGGCGTTTGAAACTGCAAAAATACCTTTAAAACCCATTACAATTTTATTAGGAGCAAATAGCGTTGGAAAAAGCTCAATAATCCAATTAATGTTGATGCTTCAACAAACTGGAAAAACTGGATTAAAATCATATAAATCTCCATTAAAATTATATGGCGGATATGTAAATTTAGGAGATTCAATAAATTTATTCAGAAACAAAAAAACTGACTTGCCTCTAAAATTTGGTTTTGAAATAAAAAACTCTAATTTAAAAGAATACCTTAAGGAACACTTGATAAAAAATTACAAAAAAATTTTCATGGATTTACCTCATTTCATACCAATTGTAGGTTTCAAGGAAATTAAAAATAAAACAATTCAAAATGTTCAAGATTTTGAAGAATATGTTAATGCAATTTTAGAAATTTCTACACGTGAAAACACCCAAAAACAGTATGTACAGCATATAAACATAATGTTAAATTATCATGGTATCTTCAATATTCCAGTATTAAGTAAAAACTTAAAAAGACAATTAATATCGACATACACCTTTCTTGATTCATTATCAAAATTAATCAAAAATGATTCATTTGAAGTTAATTTCGAATTAAAACATAAGGAAGGAATACTTTTAACAAGTCTAATTGAGCTAAAACACAATAATAAAATTATAATAAAATTACATGTAAATGATGAAAATCAAACTGGATTAACTTCAGAAATAATAAAATTAAGCAAAAATGATATTGAACAGGTAACTTCTTATTTTGATGCAAGTAATACAATATTCAATTCTTTTAATGAAATAGAAAAAAAAGAAAATGAACAATCCTTATTAGCTTCAACAATCATAACAATTTTTAGAAATTTTCAAAATGAAATTAAAAAAGAATTCATTGAAGAATCAATAAATTATGTAAGTCCACTTCGCGCACACCCAAAAAGATATTATATGTTAGATAAAGCTAAATTAAACTTAACATTAGACACATTAGATGGAGATGCAATTGCAGAAGTAATAAAAGATGATTCAAAAATTAAATCAAAAGTAAATAATTGGTTTAAAAAATTTGGAATTCAAGTGAATGTTCAAGAATTTAAAGAAGTAATTCATCACTTAAAAGTAAAACAAAATGAACTTGATTTAGATATTACTGATGTAGGTTTTGGTATATCACAAGTACTGCCAGTTATTCTCCAAGGATTTTTATCAACTGATAATAGCACAACAATTATTGAGCAACCAGAAATTCATTTACATCCTAAAATCCAAGCTGATTTAGCTGATTTATTTATTGATATTGTAAAAAATTCAACAGGTAAAAAATTAATAATAGAAACACATAGTGAATATATTTTAAAAAGATTACGTAGGAGAATTTCAGAAGGAAAAATATTACCTAGTCAAGTGGGAATTTGTATGATTGATCCACAGGCAAACGGAAATGGTGCAGTTGTAAACATTTTAAAAATAGAAGAGAAAGGTTTTTTTGAATGGCCAATTGATTTTTATGGAGGAGATTTATACGACGATACTGTTGAATTTTTAAAAAATCAAAATTAA
- the prfA gene encoding peptide chain release factor 1 produces MLDRLQIVKQRFDEISDLIIQPDVISDQKRYVQLNQEYKSLKALAEKRDEYVLLLANIDEANEIIADGSDADMVEMAKMQLDEAKQRLPELEDEIKFMLIPKDPEDAKNVMVEIRAGTGGDEASIFAGDLFRMYTKYCENRGWRTSVVDMNEGTSGGFKEVIFEVTGEDVYGTLKFEAGVHRVQRVPQTETQGRVHTSAATVMVLPEAEEFDVQIDMNDVRVDFFCSSGPGGQSVNTTKSAVRLTHIPTGLVAQCQDQKSQHKNKDKALNVLRSRLYEQELAKKEAEDATKRTSQVSSGDRSAKIRTYNYAQGRVTDHRVGLTLYDLGNIMNGDIQKIVDELQLVNNTEKLKEASEVF; encoded by the coding sequence ATGTTAGATAGACTTCAAATAGTAAAACAACGTTTCGACGAGATTTCTGATTTAATCATCCAACCGGATGTTATTTCGGATCAGAAGCGTTATGTGCAATTGAATCAAGAGTACAAGAGCTTAAAAGCATTGGCAGAAAAACGCGACGAATACGTGCTTTTGTTGGCTAATATAGACGAGGCTAATGAGATAATTGCAGATGGTAGCGATGCCGATATGGTTGAAATGGCCAAAATGCAATTGGACGAAGCTAAGCAGCGTTTACCTGAACTAGAGGATGAAATTAAATTTATGTTGATTCCTAAAGATCCAGAAGACGCCAAAAACGTAATGGTAGAGATTCGTGCAGGTACGGGTGGAGATGAGGCTAGTATTTTTGCTGGTGATCTTTTCCGTATGTACACTAAATATTGTGAGAACCGTGGTTGGAGAACTTCGGTTGTAGATATGAACGAGGGAACTTCAGGAGGATTTAAAGAGGTAATTTTTGAAGTTACTGGTGAAGATGTTTACGGAACATTGAAGTTTGAGGCTGGTGTTCACCGTGTACAACGTGTTCCACAGACAGAAACTCAAGGTCGTGTGCATACATCGGCAGCTACAGTTATGGTTCTTCCAGAAGCTGAAGAGTTTGATGTACAAATTGACATGAACGATGTACGTGTTGACTTTTTCTGTTCGTCAGGACCTGGTGGACAATCGGTAAATACAACTAAATCGGCTGTGCGTTTAACGCATATTCCAACTGGTTTGGTGGCTCAATGTCAGGATCAAAAATCACAACACAAGAATAAAGATAAAGCGTTAAACGTTTTACGTTCTCGTTTATACGAACAAGAATTGGCCAAAAAAGAGGCTGAGGATGCTACTAAGCGTACTTCGCAGGTGAGTTCTGGTGACCGTTCGGCTAAGATCCGTACGTATAACTATGCGCAAGGTCGTGTAACAGATCACCGTGTTGGACTTACTTTATATGATTTGGGTAATATCATGAATGGTGATATCCAAAAGATTGTAGATGAGTTACAATTGGTAAACAATACAGAGAAATTAAAAGAAGCTAGCGAAGTATTCTAA
- a CDS encoding AraC family transcriptional regulator, translating to MAFISKENYFNPDEIQAPVIGIASDFTTHDSGFHEHNKAQLLYTPSGCMTFNTTDNQYILPPTMAAWIPANCSHRVIVRNVAMYRSIYFDISHFPELPNQVAIMNINELLKQLIERISLWNWDMPIDLQKNTLALFFEELNGSTKENLSLILPKTSKLNRHIEHWNLGKAIPPFLKQLASEIGLSEKTVTRIFSRETGMSYQEWRQQWRLHKSIELLAEGRNVGETAHDLEFSSDSAFIEFFKKYMKETPNKYFQ from the coding sequence ATGGCATTTATATCTAAAGAAAATTATTTTAATCCGGATGAAATACAGGCTCCAGTGATAGGTATTGCATCAGATTTCACAACCCATGATTCTGGATTTCATGAGCACAATAAAGCTCAGCTTCTCTATACCCCTAGCGGGTGCATGACATTTAATACTACCGACAATCAATATATCCTCCCTCCAACAATGGCTGCATGGATTCCCGCAAATTGCAGCCATAGAGTTATAGTACGAAATGTAGCCATGTATCGTTCTATATATTTTGATATTAGTCATTTTCCAGAACTACCAAACCAAGTAGCAATTATGAATATCAATGAGCTACTTAAACAATTGATTGAGCGTATTTCGCTATGGAATTGGGATATGCCAATTGACTTACAAAAAAACACTTTGGCTCTTTTCTTCGAGGAATTAAACGGGAGTACAAAAGAGAATCTATCTTTAATACTGCCTAAAACCTCAAAACTAAACCGCCATATCGAACATTGGAATCTGGGCAAGGCAATACCTCCTTTTCTTAAACAATTAGCCTCAGAAATTGGATTAAGCGAAAAAACCGTTACTCGCATATTCTCTAGAGAAACAGGAATGTCGTATCAGGAATGGAGACAGCAATGGCGGCTTCACAAATCGATTGAACTACTTGCCGAAGGGCGAAATGTTGGAGAAACAGCCCACGATTTAGAATTCTCAAGCGACAGTGCTTTTATTGAATTTTTTAAAAAATACATGAAAGAAACTCCCAACAAATATTTCCAATAA
- a CDS encoding multidrug effflux MFS transporter — translation MNKKTTLILLTLLIMFPQFVETIYSPALPQIASEFRVNHQEASRTISLYFMAFAIGVVFWGIASDVIGRRKAMIYGLAIYGLGTILALLCTDFTILLIARLIAAFGAAVGSVVTQTILRDLYDKKELTRVFSIMGIALSVSPVVGLLTGGILVGNYGYAGVFLMLLFLAVLLTILTLKFLPETKKETCIKPDFIGVFKELLCDKSIWLSVFLVGFFNIMFFSYYSLAPFIFEQLGLSSLQFGYSGIVLAFSSLIGALVNKKLIYRQVQSYDIILIAAFLTGIGAGSVLLLKDSLWFLIGVMFIVIAFGMAIPNILSLALLKYKNVTGTAGSFFGLMYYTLIGIGLVISGWLQDLGLVLSIGALLLILLALAYKRGNR, via the coding sequence ATGAATAAAAAAACAACTTTAATACTGTTGACATTATTAATAATGTTTCCTCAGTTTGTAGAAACAATATATAGTCCTGCGTTGCCTCAAATAGCTTCTGAGTTTAGGGTTAATCATCAAGAAGCTTCTCGTACTATATCGCTTTATTTTATGGCTTTTGCTATTGGTGTTGTCTTTTGGGGAATTGCCTCTGATGTAATTGGTAGGCGTAAAGCGATGATTTATGGATTGGCTATTTATGGCCTTGGAACTATTCTGGCTTTGTTGTGTACTGATTTTACTATTTTGTTGATTGCAAGATTAATTGCTGCATTTGGTGCTGCAGTCGGATCAGTAGTAACACAAACAATACTAAGAGATCTTTATGATAAAAAAGAGCTAACAAGGGTTTTCTCTATTATGGGTATTGCACTTTCTGTAAGTCCTGTTGTTGGGCTCTTAACGGGTGGAATCCTTGTAGGTAATTATGGGTATGCTGGGGTGTTTTTGATGCTTTTGTTTTTAGCTGTTCTATTAACCATACTAACTTTGAAATTTTTGCCTGAAACAAAAAAAGAAACTTGCATTAAGCCTGATTTTATAGGTGTTTTTAAAGAGTTGCTTTGTGATAAATCAATTTGGTTATCGGTGTTCTTGGTAGGTTTTTTTAATATTATGTTTTTTAGCTATTATTCGTTAGCTCCCTTTATTTTTGAGCAATTGGGATTGAGTTCTCTTCAATTTGGATACAGCGGAATCGTATTGGCTTTTAGTTCTTTAATAGGTGCTTTGGTTAATAAAAAACTGATTTATCGACAGGTTCAATCGTATGATATTATCTTAATTGCAGCTTTTCTTACCGGAATAGGAGCGGGTAGTGTATTGCTACTTAAAGATAGCTTGTGGTTCTTGATAGGAGTGATGTTTATTGTTATAGCTTTTGGGATGGCAATACCTAATATATTGAGTCTGGCATTACTTAAGTATAAAAATGTAACTGGAACAGCTGGATCATTTTTTGGGTTAATGTATTATACACTGATAGGAATTGGTCTAGTTATTTCGGGATGGCTCCAAGATCTTGGCTTGGTATTGAGTATAGGTGCTTTGTTGTTGATTTTGCTAGCATTAGCATACAAAAGAGGTAATAGGTAG
- a CDS encoding YtxH domain-containing protein — MKTSNTILGIIGAAAAGALLGVLFAPDKGSKTRKKIADKSKDYKDDFKGKLDHIVSTISTNGKELMNQGKAKYNNAKEEVSDGIEHVTN, encoded by the coding sequence ATGAAAACGAGTAACACCATTTTAGGAATTATTGGAGCAGCTGCTGCTGGAGCATTATTAGGAGTATTGTTTGCACCAGATAAAGGATCAAAAACTAGAAAAAAAATAGCTGATAAAAGCAAAGATTACAAAGACGATTTCAAAGGAAAACTAGACCATATTGTAAGTACTATCTCTACAAATGGAAAAGAGCTTATGAATCAAGGAAAAGCAAAATACAATAATGCAAAAGAAGAAGTTAGCGACGGAATCGAACACGTAACTAATTAA
- a CDS encoding lmo0937 family membrane protein yields the protein MSNLLYTIAVILVILWALGFFVYSLGSIIHILLIIAVIAVLLRLIKGKEV from the coding sequence ATGTCGAATTTATTATACACCATTGCCGTTATTTTAGTTATACTGTGGGCCTTAGGTTTCTTTGTTTACAGTCTAGGAAGTATTATCCACATCTTATTAATTATTGCAGTTATCGCAGTACTTCTAAGATTAATTAAAGGCAAAGAAGTTTAG
- a CDS encoding porin family protein, with amino-acid sequence MKNKAQLLYALTVFISASFGILNAQSAPVGVEFGIKGGVNMSNLYSGDVDDKNALYGFNAGFYAAFPISDNIFIQPEILYTTKGAELEYNSDFVNGVGRFRLNYIEVPLLVKFKLTQNFNIHVGGYASYLVDGKVTNESNAGSAFDFEEKINTDDFNRFDAGLSAGVGVDFDPLSIGLRYNYGLTTVGKERSFLGTSYTFPDAKNSNLSLYVSYKLN; translated from the coding sequence ATGAAAAACAAAGCCCAATTATTATACGCCCTAACCGTATTTATTTCAGCCTCTTTCGGAATTTTAAATGCCCAAAGCGCTCCCGTTGGAGTTGAATTTGGAATAAAGGGAGGAGTAAATATGTCCAACCTATATTCTGGTGATGTCGATGACAAAAATGCTTTATATGGTTTCAATGCCGGATTTTATGCTGCATTCCCTATCTCTGATAATATCTTCATACAACCCGAAATACTATATACCACAAAGGGAGCTGAACTTGAATACAACAGTGATTTTGTAAACGGAGTAGGTCGTTTTAGACTGAACTACATCGAAGTACCATTACTGGTAAAATTCAAGTTAACACAAAACTTCAATATCCATGTAGGTGGTTATGCCTCTTATTTAGTAGATGGCAAAGTTACCAACGAGTCTAATGCTGGTAGTGCATTTGATTTTGAAGAAAAAATAAATACTGATGATTTCAACCGCTTTGATGCCGGATTATCTGCTGGTGTCGGTGTAGACTTTGATCCTCTAAGCATTGGATTACGCTACAATTACGGATTAACTACTGTAGGAAAAGAACGCAGTTTCTTAGGAACCTCTTATACTTTTCCTGATGCAAAAAACAGTAATTTAAGTTTATATGTTTCCTATAAGTTAAACTAA
- a CDS encoding DUF4142 domain-containing protein: MTTILSCKKNEAFEKAPDNEVFLNNNSEEIDAYFLIATANISKAIISKSQIAQQKCQDKRIKSLSSKIETNQNELLHEITKMANQKLIVILNTDEKESNDDLYSLIDATKANFDKAYIDLIIESISDQIELLKSITRETNDTDIIKLSIKYLPTQYRFLDESKALKKE, encoded by the coding sequence ATGACGACTATACTGTCATGTAAAAAAAATGAGGCTTTTGAGAAAGCCCCTGATAATGAGGTTTTTTTAAATAATAATTCAGAAGAAATTGATGCTTACTTTTTAATAGCAACAGCAAATATTAGTAAAGCTATAATTTCAAAAAGTCAAATTGCACAACAAAAATGCCAAGATAAAAGGATAAAAAGCTTAAGCAGTAAAATAGAAACTAATCAAAATGAATTGCTTCATGAAATAACCAAAATGGCTAACCAAAAACTAATCGTTATTTTAAATACCGATGAGAAAGAATCTAACGATGATTTGTATTCATTAATAGACGCTACCAAAGCCAATTTTGACAAAGCATATATTGATTTAATAATCGAATCTATTAGCGACCAGATTGAATTGCTAAAATCGATAACAAGAGAGACAAATGATACCGATATCATCAAGCTATCGATAAAATATTTGCCAACTCAATACCGCTTTCTAGACGAATCGAAAGCACTGAAAAAGGAATAA
- a CDS encoding sensor histidine kinase, which yields MKLIPNFNSPLTLRIIFAISIFILLFITSVSYKHNRDLQNSSKLMMHTYEINIQLERLLSFVKDAETGQRGYIITKNSRFLAPYLFSRDKVNRSFIKLKKLITDNPKQQQNLKNLFDLIIQRYTYLEGSLKYSNEKTYDKRKLDNCMFGGRIVMENIRFQIDEMNDVEKEILQKRQKIYQSEISLTPFFSISLFLVALSFILLSYRQISNDIDRLKIFNKKLLISSRLMAESEIIGAFSTWQWDLGTDKIVYSDNQYRLLGYPPNSFVPEKESFLEFVHPEDKRAIANSMQAIINHKQLPLIYYKAIRKNGDIRHFKSIGKLLIDEQGNKIILGITFDITEEHFQNIAIYERNKELEKSNKELASFNHVASHDLQEPLRKIQTFISRISDNDMNSLSESGKNYIIKIDASAKRMRILIDDLLLFSRTNTTKKEFIKTNLNDLFEKVKLELSEIIQEGNAVITSDKLPKLKVIPYQIEQLFINLISNSLKYSQPNVSPEINISCEKITSKEFPDLLEQSIKKYYKITFADNGMGFDPQFKETIFVLFQRLHSKTDEYPGTGIGLAICKKIVENHKGHIVADSTPDKGSIFTIFLPE from the coding sequence ATGAAGTTGATACCAAATTTTAATTCCCCACTTACGTTGAGGATTATTTTTGCAATATCGATATTTATTTTATTATTTATTACGTCGGTATCTTACAAACACAATCGTGACTTGCAGAATTCTAGCAAGTTAATGATGCATACCTACGAAATAAACATTCAATTAGAACGATTACTATCGTTTGTAAAAGATGCAGAAACGGGGCAAAGAGGCTATATAATAACCAAAAATAGCCGCTTTCTTGCACCTTACCTTTTTTCTCGTGATAAAGTCAACAGATCCTTTATCAAGCTAAAAAAATTAATTACTGATAATCCTAAGCAGCAACAAAATCTTAAAAATCTATTCGATTTAATTATCCAGCGTTACACCTATCTTGAAGGCTCATTAAAATACAGCAACGAGAAAACCTATGACAAAAGGAAACTCGACAACTGTATGTTTGGTGGTCGAATTGTAATGGAGAATATTCGTTTTCAGATAGATGAAATGAACGATGTTGAAAAAGAGATTTTACAGAAAAGGCAAAAAATTTACCAAAGCGAAATCTCATTAACTCCTTTCTTCTCTATATCCCTTTTTTTAGTAGCACTTTCGTTTATTCTACTTTCTTATAGACAGATTAGCAATGATATCGACCGCTTGAAAATTTTCAACAAAAAGCTTCTAATCTCTAGCAGGCTTATGGCCGAATCTGAGATAATTGGTGCTTTTAGCACTTGGCAATGGGATCTAGGAACCGACAAAATTGTCTACTCTGACAACCAATACCGCTTGTTAGGATATCCTCCAAACTCATTTGTACCTGAGAAAGAAAGCTTTTTAGAATTTGTACATCCTGAAGACAAAAGAGCAATAGCAAACTCCATGCAGGCTATTATCAATCACAAGCAGCTTCCGCTTATTTATTATAAGGCGATTCGAAAAAACGGAGACATCAGACATTTTAAATCCATCGGAAAACTATTGATAGACGAGCAAGGAAATAAAATAATATTAGGAATTACTTTTGATATCACGGAAGAGCATTTCCAGAATATTGCTATATATGAACGTAATAAAGAACTTGAAAAAAGCAATAAAGAACTAGCTTCGTTTAACCATGTTGCGAGTCATGACTTGCAAGAACCTCTTAGAAAAATTCAAACATTCATTTCCAGAATTTCTGATAATGACATGAACTCTTTATCTGAGAGCGGAAAAAATTATATCATAAAAATTGATGCTTCAGCCAAGAGAATGCGCATTTTAATTGATGACCTGCTACTCTTTTCTAGAACAAATACGACCAAGAAGGAGTTTATAAAAACGAATTTGAATGATTTATTCGAAAAAGTAAAACTAGAATTATCTGAAATAATTCAGGAAGGAAACGCCGTTATAACATCGGATAAACTGCCCAAACTAAAGGTTATTCCTTATCAAATAGAGCAGTTATTCATAAACTTAATAAGCAATTCTTTAAAATATAGCCAGCCAAATGTTTCTCCTGAAATTAATATCTCTTGCGAAAAAATTACTTCTAAAGAGTTCCCCGATTTACTTGAACAGTCTATAAAGAAATATTATAAAATTACTTTTGCTGATAACGGAATGGGGTTTGATCCCCAATTTAAAGAAACCATCTTTGTATTATTCCAGCGTCTACACTCAAAGACTGATGAATATCCTGGAACTGGAATTGGATTGGCAATCTGCAAAAAAATTGTCGAAAACCACAAAGGACATATCGTAGCCGACAGTACACCGGATAAAGGCTCCATTTTTACGATTTTTCTTCCCGAATAA
- a CDS encoding response regulator: protein MQKNALHILLADDDEDDRLFFKDAFEEVKIQTKVQFAHDGMELMEHLMHPETVLPDILFLDLNMPKKTGKECLMEIKKTEHLKHLIVAIYSTSSSEEDIEDTFIQGANIYIKKPSSFDALKKIINEVVTLNWHYHTSGLNRDTFLLRLK from the coding sequence ATGCAAAAAAACGCATTACATATTTTACTGGCGGATGATGATGAAGATGATCGCCTTTTTTTCAAAGATGCTTTTGAAGAAGTAAAAATACAGACTAAAGTACAATTTGCACATGATGGTATGGAGTTGATGGAGCATTTGATGCATCCTGAAACAGTTTTACCCGATATTTTATTCCTAGATTTAAATATGCCTAAAAAAACAGGCAAAGAATGTTTGATGGAAATAAAAAAAACGGAGCATTTAAAACATTTGATTGTTGCAATTTACTCCACCTCTTCATCAGAAGAAGATATAGAAGATACTTTTATACAAGGAGCAAATATTTATATTAAAAAACCAAGCAGCTTTGATGCTTTAAAGAAAATAATTAATGAAGTTGTAACTCTAAACTGGCATTATCACACTTCGGGCTTGAACCGTGATACCTTTTTGTTACGCTTAAAATAA
- a CDS encoding helix-turn-helix domain-containing protein, which produces MKLFIKFDINTVCSQFLKEKLNERQINYTALGFGEIELDKNLTSEELDCMKNDLEPFGLEIVENQKSVLVQKIKDAIIEMVFMDENGSNLKSSVYLAEKLNHSYGYLSNVFSEVTYSSIENFIILQKIERAKHLIIINEMSLTEIAFLLNYSSVAHLSTQFKNTTGITPSAFQRIIKKRRENLK; this is translated from the coding sequence ATGAAGTTATTTATTAAGTTTGATATTAATACTGTTTGCTCACAATTTTTAAAAGAGAAATTGAATGAGCGACAAATAAATTATACAGCTTTAGGTTTTGGAGAAATTGAATTAGATAAAAACCTAACATCGGAAGAATTAGATTGCATGAAAAATGATTTAGAACCTTTTGGCCTAGAAATTGTAGAGAACCAAAAGAGTGTTCTGGTACAAAAAATAAAAGATGCCATTATTGAGATGGTTTTTATGGATGAAAACGGAAGCAATTTAAAAAGTTCTGTTTATTTGGCCGAGAAATTAAATCATAGCTACGGGTACTTATCGAATGTATTTTCGGAAGTTACCTATTCATCTATTGAGAATTTCATCATTTTGCAAAAAATTGAACGAGCCAAACATCTCATCATTATAAATGAAATGAGCTTGACAGAAATTGCGTTTTTACTCAATTACTCTAGTGTTGCACATTTAAGTACACAGTTTAAGAATACAACAGGGATTACGCCATCGGCATTCCAGAGAATTATAAAGAAACGACGCGAAAATTTAAAATAA